The DNA sequence AAGAGCTTTAAGAAGCAGGACACGGCCAGAGGCTCTTTCCCtgtcttcccctctttctctctcgctctctctctccccccccatctgATATCTGACACGATGCTCTTGGTAGGAGCAGCCAAGGAAATGTGGATTCCTTCATTCAGGGAGCAGAGGGAGTTTAACTGAGGATTAGGGATAACTAATGGCTGCTTCTATCCAAGCTGTACAATGTATTCCCTTGCCACGTGGCTTATAGGCTACACAGGGAATGGAACAAGCAGGGACCGAGTATAGAATTCCTCTTGGAATTAGTATGAAGATTCTACCTTACATGTCAGCTGTTCTCTAGGTGGTCTTAATTGGATTTGGTGCCAGTCACTATTTTGAACCTGAACAAATGTTGACCTCATTGTTTACCTTTTCCTTGATACCCAACTGCACTCCTAGTCCCACTTCAGGTTTTCCCCTCCACCCCAGGCAGGCCTGTGGCCGCCATGATGAGCAGCTCATCCAGCCCAGCTGAGTTCTCCAGGGACAGGACCTCCCTCCTGTCCATAGACTCAAGCGTCTTCTACAGCGAGCCCCCTCCTGTCTGTGACTACCCACTGGACTTCTTCACCATCAACGTGGGAGGCAGCCGCTACGTTCTCTCCCAAGAGCTGCTGGCATCTCACCCAGAAACCCGTCTGGGCAAGCTGGCCCAGTCCACACGGGACGCTGCCCTGGAGCTCTGTGATGACGCTGACTTGCTGGAGAATGAGTTCTTCTTCGACCGCAGCTCACAGACCTTCCAGTATGTGATAAACTTCTACCGCACAGGCCACCTGCATGTCAAGGAGGAGCTTTGCGTGTTCTCCTTCCTCCAGGAGATTGAGTACTGGGGCATCGATGAGCTCTGCATCGATCCCTGCTGCCGGGAACGCTACTACCGCCGCAAGGAGCTCAAGGAGAGCCTGGACGTGCGGAACGAGGCTGAGGCTGACGAAAGCCAGGATGAAGACTTCAACGGCGCCGCGTGCCCAGATCTCCGGCGGCGCCTGTGGGACCTGCTGGAGAAGCCAGAGTCTTCACGAGCGGCACGCGCCTTCGGCACGCTGTCCATCATCTTCGTGGCGGTGTCCATTGTCAACATTGTGCTCATCTCGCTGGACCTGGGGAATGTGGGTGGGAACGGGATCGGTGACGAGAGCGGGGGCAATGACGGGGGTACACCTTTCTTCGTGGACGCACTGGAATATGTGTGCGTGGTGTGGTTCACCGGTGAGCTGGTGTTGCGCTTTGTCTCCGTGCGCGACAAGTGCCGCTTCACCCGTAGCGTTCCCAATGTGATCGACCTGCTAGCCATCCTGCCCTTCTATGTGACTCTGGCAGTTGAGAGTCTGCACGGTGGCTCTACTGAGCTGGAGAACATGGGCCGCGTGGTGCAGGTGCTCAGGCTCATGAGGTCCTTCCGCATGCTCAAACTAGGACGCCACTCCACAGGTAATGTAGTCGTCTatccaaacatacagtatacGCAGCCATTTTAATCCTTTCATGATTCCTAAACCTGATGCCGTTACCTATCATTTGTCATGCCAAGCTGCAGTAGTCCAGGATGTCAGATTGTCCAGGATCTCAAAGTTGATTTTGAAGGTAGCAATCCAGTTGAGATACATCATTATTTTCAAAGGATAGATCACTTATTTATTTCTTCCAGCAACTCATTAGGTGATTTGTAGATGTGTGTAAAAAGTACAGCAGGGTAGTCAGACAAGATGGCTGGTGTTACGTGTACAACAGTGTCATTGTAGTCTGAAGGCCAAAAAAAATCGGAAGAATCTGAAACTATAAGAATAGAAAGagtcagaacttttgtgaaacagcacagtggaAAAAATACATGGCAGCTAGAAATCAGAACTGggtggtcttcagagatagatgggaggggttgagggtagctgaaggctgggacaaaaaaacaaacaaaagataactaatgTAGAATGTACTGTCCATGAAATGTAAGTAGTGTGTCTTAAGCTGGAAGTGGAAGCCTACGTATTGTCTTCTATTATTTTACTCCAATtaggagaggggtggtgggggaAAATAATAAAAGAAGGAAAATTATATTTTACAAAAAACATATTAAAttatgtaccagtcaaaagtttggacacacctactcattccagggattttcttaatttttttactattgactacattgtagaataatattgaccaagtccatattatggcaaaaacagctcaaataagcaaagaaaaatgacagtccatcattactttaagacatgaaggtcagtcaatccggaaaagttcaagaacttcaagtgcagttgtaaaaaccatcaagcgctatgatggaggaccgccacaggaaaggaagacgcagagttacctctactgcagaggataagttaattatagctaccagccttagaaattgcatcccaaataacacagagttcaagtaacagacacatctcaacatcaactgttcagaggagactgcgtgaatagggccttcatggtcgaattgctgcaaagaaaccactactaaatgacaccaataataagaagagaccttTGATGGAGgttacctgtggatttatttcaagtcctactttcaaactcggtgcctctttgcttgacatcatgggaaaatcaaaagaaatcagccaagacctcagaaaaaaatggacctccaagtctgattcatccttgagagcaatttccaaatgcctgaaggtatacaaacaatagtacgcaagtataaacaccatgggaccaggcagtcgtcataccgctcaggaaggagacgcgtctcctagagatgaacgtactttggtgcaaggaagatgccactgctccaaaaccaccattaaaaaagccagactacggtttgcaactgcacatggggacaaagatcttactttttggaaaaatgtcctctggtctgatgaaacaaaaatagaactgtttggccataatgaccatcgcaatgtttggaggaaaaagggggaggcttgcaagctgaagaacaccatcccaactgtgaagcacgggggtggaagcatcatgttgtgggggtgctttgctgcaggagggactggtgcacttcacaaaatagatggcatcatgaggaggggaaattatgtggatgttttgaggtaacatctcaagacatcagtcaggaagtcaaagctgggtcgcaaatgggtcttccaaatggacaatgaccccaagcatatttccaaagttgtggcaaaatggcttaaggacaagaaagtcaaggtattggagtggccatcacaaagccctgacctcaatcctatagaaaatgtgtggacagcCGTAAGTGCAGACAGCCGTAAGACTTTGACGTTAGACAATGCACTTTCAGGTGTACGACCTGAATAAGTAATTTGTCATTTAATCTCCTGAACTGATGTATAATTTACCCCAGCCCTCTGTATCCCTGTGTCTCCCAGGCCTCAAGTCCCTGGGCCTGACCATCACCCAGTGCTACGAGGAGGTGGGTCTCTTGCTCCTCTTCCTCTCCGTGGGCATCTCCATCTTCGCCACGGTGGAGTTCGCCCTGGAGCATGACATCCCCGGCACCGCCTTCAGCAGCGTGCCCTGTGCCTGGTGGTGGGCCACCACCTCCATGACCACGGTGGGCTACGGAGACATCCGCCCCGACACCACCCTGGGCAAGGTGCTGGCCTTTCTCTGCATCTTGTCTGGCATCCTGATCTTGGCACTGCCCATCGCTATCATCAACGACCGCTTCTCTGCCTGCTACTTCACTCTCAAGATGAAGGAGGCGGCGCTGCGGCACGGGGAGGCCCTCAAGAGGCTGGCACGGGGTTCGCTGGGTGACTCGGAGGAGGGTGGGGCAGCAAGGGGAAGAGGGGTGAATCTGAGGGATGTTTATGCCAGGAGTGTGATGGAGATGCTGAGgctgaaagggagggagagggccagCACACGGAGTAGTGGAGGGGGTGAGCTCTGGTGGTAGTGTGGAAGATGGAGCACGAGCGGCTGTGGAGAAAAAGCTATGGAAAAGTTAAGTCAATTGGGttaaagatggaatccgcagTAGGGGGAAACACCACTGGCTGCCTCACTACAGTTATTATTTTTGTTTCCGAGCTGAGGAGCGTCGCGAAGCATGGTAAATAGGTTCATACTGTGCTCTTTTATCACACGTGCAATGATGTCAGAGGGGTAAAACTGTGCAAACTGACGTGGTTGTTTCACCATTTAAGGATTTCAGCTTTAAGAACATCATCAGAATATGACAATGTGTACAATGTATAGGACATATCTAAAGGATGATGAGGGGACAACTTTCATGGCTAACCTTTTTCAGTGTTGTGTTCTGACAACTATTGCATGTTCTGTCTCCTCTGTATGTGTCACATAGACAAGATGTACAGTATTAACTGAATTATATTGTGTTTGATATTAAAACACTTATTGAAAGATGCAGTATGTTGTGGTGTATCGAACAGCACAACATGATTTCATTGGAGAGCAGATCTGCCTTCACCCCTGTCTCTGTTTCCTGCAGGGTCACAGTGAAACACCAAAAGGGTTCTGGGAGGAGGAGTCTGAGTCACGACAGCCTGTAtgcagagcacacacacatgaatatccTGAACTGGTTAAAACATGCACTGCTGCAGCAGATCCTAACCTTGGCGGTTCTAGGAAATATAATCGCGCGCTCTAAAAAGAAAAGGTTAATGGAAGAACTTTTAgcggttcttcaaattgaaactgtgggggaacctCTATTAGTTCTTAAAATAACCCTTTAAAAGGCTTCTTCAAAGAAACCCCTTTTAATGGTTCCTCAAATAACCTTCTGGGGAAAGAACGGTCCACCTGTGGAAAGAACGGTCAGGTACTTCTGCTTCTATCACCACAGGAGTTCAAGtactctttccttccctcccttcagcCTTTCTATTGTGTCAAATGCAGAGAGATCATCCAGCTCATTTACAGTCACTTGAGATGTGGAGTTGTGTTTTGACACAGCCGATGTATTCCCAAATGGCACTTAaagtgtgatgtcaggaaaatgGTGTACCAGTGTAAGTGATTTTGTTGGTAAGAGGAGAGGTCGTGACTGACAATCCACAGGGcacaaactggttaaatcaaccTTGTTCAAAAATAGATACGTTATAATACATTGACAAATTATGTGAAAaacacattggatttgaaaaaagtaatcaaaaaTAAATTGTTGGTTGAGGGTAAAAGGTTTGTGAAATGTCCACAACAGGATTATGTTAtcatggtaaccaattttcaacatagacaaaccttgtaaaAAAAGATGTTGAATATGTACCTTTTGAAACGATGTCAGGTCTTCAACATAATAACCACTATAAGAAAATAAACAATAGGCTGGGCAtaacctcctactggagagttgctCTATCTACAGCTATCattttggtctcccatccaagtttCTTTTTACCAAGCCCTGCTTAGCgctgatatttgtcactgactattaccaatgtgctatcatgaGAATGATTGTTGATAAATCGCCACttaatagattcactgttgctattaaagccattccaaagggtaggtttaacagagcaaatgaaatgtgaccatactttatCAATTATAGAACATCAGTGATACTATTGAGGCCTGTATAGCATTTGGGAAGTCATCAACCGCTGTTGTTTAAACAAAAAATTGACAACACGTGTTGTGCCTAGTGTTTCAAGCTgtggttgatttcaaatggaaTTTTGATAATAtatattggattcaggtctgtggagatcttcacaattgctataataatctgTTTAGAATCTCAAACAGCTCTGAccacttgcaccatgtacttaAATAATCTCAattgcaatccaggtcatttggttgtgctagTAGGTGAAGCACATTGATAACACATTAAGTTGTTGTATAAATGAAAACACAAAATATCTACccttgtattcccatttgaactttgttgtgcttttagAGGGTTGAAAGCAcagtacaacacaatacaacttGCTTTCAGAGTAGAATATTTTCTCCATGTAGCactaaaacaaaatgtttttccCACATTTCTCCCCTGCAGTCACCTATAAATACTGTaaatgatatactgtacatacataggGATTATACTGTATTTAAGCATGTAGGAAAAAGGCTTTTTAGCCTGTTCCAGACCTCAGCTTCAATGCTTTTCCCAACCATTCTCAAGAAAGTATTGTTTTTACTCCTGACAGTCAGATTCCCTTACATGGCTATTGGGCCACTGGGCCAGCCCCTTATCTCTTGGCCCTGATGTTATGGCCAACCTGCACAGATGTCAATGCATTATGGGCCGGTCCACATATGAGGACAGTCTAAATATTAATTAGCAGTCTGAGACATTGGGCATACAGCACTGAAGTAGTGATGAATGTTTTCATTAAATGGAACAGAGTGGATTGCATGCATATTGTAAATCTACATGgtatggcagccattttgagatAAGATGCAGAAGAAAATTGATGTATAGTGAACCCTTTTTCCTACCATTTCTGGCCAAACAAACAATAGCGGTCGTTCACAGCAGTAGTTCTCACTTGGCAGaacacattttttatattttcattatGACACCTTGTTTTACCACAAGGGACCTCTGGCCTACTTATTtgtctagaccagtggttcccaacctttttttaAAACCTTATCACACATTGATGGGATGTAAAAATTCTTTGGCACACCTAAAATGTccattttaatttatttagtgGTAATGACTTGCATCTCATCTGAGCCATACTGCAAATCATCTATTTTCTgtgacataaaaaaatatataaaatatatataaataaatatgtaggTTAAATAGGGTTTATTTGAAATATTTTTGTAGTTTTGATAATTCCTTTCTTATGATGGTTAATTTAGTTTAGATTGGTTTGGGCTACAGATGAGCGGTTTTCTGCATGGCAAATGTGCAACCACGGACATAAAGCCATGCTCCGTTTATTCTTATGGCAGAGGCTGTGGTATAGCTAAGCACAGAGCCATAATAAATATCAGACTTGCCTGTGCTAATGTTTTTCCCAGATGAAGCAAAATTATACAAATGACTTTGCTTGTGATGCGCACCCCTCAAACAGCCTGAGAAACAAGTTAGGATACAGATCCCATTTCATGTATTATCTGACTGGCACTAGTGCTCCTAAGTCAAAATCCCATGTGCATTCCACATGTCATGTTTAGCCTATAATTGACTGTTACATTTTTTTCAATATTAGGAAAGGTTTCAAGGCACATCTGAGAGTTCCTGGAGGCACATCTGAGAGTTCCTGGAGGCACATCTGAGAGTTCCTGGAGGCACATCTGAGAGTTCCTGGAGGCACACCAGTGTGCTGTGGTACACGGGTTGAGAACCACCTGTCTAGACGAGAGAATCAAGGACAATAATCCACATCCATCTCCAGAGTGCATCTCAGTACACTCATTCAATATTATTGGAGGGATTGTATCATTTATACAATGTTCTATCCTCTGTATTTGTATTTGGGGAATAAATGACAAATACAGTTGGCATCAACCCcaggaaaatgttttgtgttggcAGGAAAGTAATCAACATGAGAGTGATAATAGTCCTTTtgatgctgcatcagatgagtcCCGTTTGAACAGGCCCTGTGAGTTTTCATAAAACACACATGAAACTCAAATAATAAGGGAGTCAATCAGACAAAGCACACCAATCAGCATGCTCTCTGGTGAGGCCATTGGAATATAATTAATTTGCATCTGTTTGATCTACAGGGATGAGAGCACTATCCATGTCCCAGCTGGACAAGTACTTCCAAACCtctggaaaaaaaacacacacagtcaggcaagctaattagttgtgtgtgtgtgtgtgtttgttttttgttgttttgtttttgttgaacTATCCTTGTTGGCTCCATGaggaaaaatgctattttaggcttaggagttaggtttagagaTAGTGTTACAATTTGGGTT is a window from the Oncorhynchus tshawytscha isolate Ot180627B linkage group LG03, Otsh_v2.0, whole genome shotgun sequence genome containing:
- the LOC112228870 gene encoding potassium voltage-gated channel subfamily V member 1-like encodes the protein MMSSSSSPAEFSRDRTSLLSIDSSVFYSEPPPVCDYPLDFFTINVGGSRYVLSQELLASHPETRLGKLAQSTRDAALELCDDADLLENEFFFDRSSQTFQYVINFYRTGHLHVKEELCVFSFLQEIEYWGIDELCIDPCCRERYYRRKELKESLDVRNEAEADESQDEDFNGAACPDLRRRLWDLLEKPESSRAARAFGTLSIIFVAVSIVNIVLISLDLGNVGGNGIGDESGGNDGGTPFFVDALEYVCVVWFTGELVLRFVSVRDKCRFTRSVPNVIDLLAILPFYVTLAVESLHGGSTELENMGRVVQVLRLMRSFRMLKLGRHSTGLKSLGLTITQCYEEVGLLLLFLSVGISIFATVEFALEHDIPGTAFSSVPCAWWWATTSMTTVGYGDIRPDTTLGKVLAFLCILSGILILALPIAIINDRFSACYFTLKMKEAALRHGEALKRLARGSLGDSEEGGAARGRGVNLRDVYARSVMEMLRLKGRERASTRSSGGGELWW